The Methanosarcina acetivorans C2A genome includes the window TCGTGGACATGCACATAAGGAACATGCCTGAGTACCCCGAATTCAGGGCAAACTTCCCTGTCATTCAGGACATCCTGGAATCCGAAGAAGAAAAGTTCAACATCACCATGGAGAGAGGGCGCAGGATCATCCAGAAATCGGCGTCCCATTTCAAGAAGACCGGAGAAAAAATTCCTCTTTCCCAGTTAACCGAACTCTATGACTCACACGGAATCCCTCCCGAGATGGCAAAAGAAGTTGCAGCCGATATCGGGGTGGGCGTAGAGTTCCCTGATAATTTCTATTCCATTATTGGGGAACTGCACAACAAGGCTGAAGAAAAGGAAGAAGAAGTAATTCCTTTTGCAGAAAGGCTCAAACACCTACCGAAAACCAAACGCCGTTTCTATGACGAACCCACCCGTCTGGAGTTCGAGGCAGTTGTCCTTGATGTGTTTGACAACCATATTGTGCTGGATAACACCTTCTTCTATGCAGAAGGCGGAGGGCAGCCTGCAGATATAGGCACCATCTCCGTAGGAGATATTGTATATAAGGTGGTTGATGTCCAGGTCTATGAAGGTGTAATCGTACACACAGTTGACATTCCGGACGGGGAACTTGAGATTACCAAAGGCGATATTATCACAGGAAAGGTCGATGAAAGGCGCAGGATGACCCTTGCAAGGCACCACACAGCAACCCATATTGTAAATGATGCTGCCAGAAAGGTTCTCGGAAAACACATCTGGCAGGCTGGGGCCCAGAAGTTTGAAGACCACTCCAGGCTTGACCTTTCCCACTACAAGCATATTTCCCCTGAAGAACTGAAGCAGATTGAGCTTCTAGCAAACCGGACGGTTATGGAAAACAAACGGGTGATCACGGAATGGATGCCGAGGATTGAAGCTGAGCAGGTCTACGGTTTCGGGCTCTATCAGGGTGGAGTACCCCCAGGAGAGAAGATCAGGATTGTAAAGGTCGGAGACGACGTGGAAGCCTGCGGCGGAACCCACTGCCTGAGTACAGGTGTTATAGGCCCTATTAAAATCCTTAAAACCGAAAGAATTCAGGACGGGGTGGAAAGGGTCGAGTTTGCAGCCGGAATCGCGGCCGTACGTGCCATGCAGAAAATGGAATCTCTCCTTGTTGATTCCGCAAAGACCCTGAGCGTGCCTCCGGAACACCTTCCGGTAAGTGTGGAGCGTTTCTTCGGGGAATGGAAAGACCTTAAGAAAGAAAACGAAAGGCTCAAAGAAGACCTTGCACGATCCAGAGTTTACAGGATGCTTGGGGATGCTTCCGAGCTTGCAGGTCTCAGGGTTGTTTCCGAACAGGTTCCCGGAGCCGATTCCCTTGAACTCCAGAAGATAGCTACCGAACTCCTGAAACAGGAAAACGTAGTTACCCTTCTTGCAAGTGATCTTGAAGGCGTCAAGCTTGTGGCATCTGTCGGAGAAAAAGCCATAGAATGCGGAATTAATGCCGGAAACCTTGTCCGTGAGATGTCAAAGATTGTAGGCGGAGGAGGTGGCGGAAAGCCTGCCCTTGCAATGGGCGGTGGAACTGACCCCACAAGGATTCAGGATGCACTTTCCAGAGGGCTTGAGCTCGTAAAAGAGGCTTGCAAAGAAGCCTGAGAAATTGCATAAAGTCTAAGAGGCTGTCTTAAAATTCAAATCATTTCTACATTTGGATAGTACGCATTGTCGAGCTTAAGTTCACTCAGTAAATTAATTATATCTTACATATTCGCTGGATGCATAA containing:
- the alaS gene encoding alanine--tRNA ligase, which encodes MLEDEYQLDFFKNNGFVRKQCQKCGKFFWTRDPERNTCGDAPCDPYSFIGSPVFSREFNISEMREYYLSFFEARGHTRLDRYPVVARWRDDIYLTIASIADFQPFVTSGQVPPPANPLTISQPCIRLNDLDSVGRSGRHLTNFEMMAHHAFNKRGNEIYWKEHTLELCDELLTSLKVDPFAVTYKEEPWAGGGNAGPCVEVIVHGLELATLVFMDLKTDKKGDILIKGETYSKMDNYIVDTGYGLERFVWASKGSPTIYDALFPGIVNELMGLAGLEHELNNTEYSNILAQNARLAGFMDVSEKANLLELRKKVASSIGMTVDKLSVIMEPVEKVYAITDHTRCLTFMLGDGIIPSNVKAGYLARLVLRRTLRMMKDLDIRTPLSEIVDMHIRNMPEYPEFRANFPVIQDILESEEEKFNITMERGRRIIQKSASHFKKTGEKIPLSQLTELYDSHGIPPEMAKEVAADIGVGVEFPDNFYSIIGELHNKAEEKEEEVIPFAERLKHLPKTKRRFYDEPTRLEFEAVVLDVFDNHIVLDNTFFYAEGGGQPADIGTISVGDIVYKVVDVQVYEGVIVHTVDIPDGELEITKGDIITGKVDERRRMTLARHHTATHIVNDAARKVLGKHIWQAGAQKFEDHSRLDLSHYKHISPEELKQIELLANRTVMENKRVITEWMPRIEAEQVYGFGLYQGGVPPGEKIRIVKVGDDVEACGGTHCLSTGVIGPIKILKTERIQDGVERVEFAAGIAAVRAMQKMESLLVDSAKTLSVPPEHLPVSVERFFGEWKDLKKENERLKEDLARSRVYRMLGDASELAGLRVVSEQVPGADSLELQKIATELLKQENVVTLLASDLEGVKLVASVGEKAIECGINAGNLVREMSKIVGGGGGGKPALAMGGGTDPTRIQDALSRGLELVKEACKEA